One Citrobacter amalonaticus genomic window carries:
- the ppiC gene encoding peptidylprolyl isomerase PpiC, which translates to MAKTAAALHILVKEEKLALDLLEQIKNGADFGKLAKKHSICPSGKRGGDLGEFRQGQMVPAFDKVVFSCPVLEPTGPLHTQFGYHIIKVLYRN; encoded by the coding sequence ATGGCAAAAACCGCAGCAGCACTGCATATTCTTGTTAAAGAAGAGAAACTGGCACTGGATCTTCTGGAGCAGATTAAAAACGGCGCCGACTTCGGCAAGCTGGCGAAGAAACACTCTATCTGCCCGTCCGGCAAAAGAGGCGGTGACTTAGGTGAATTCCGCCAGGGCCAAATGGTCCCGGCGTTCGATAAAGTGGTCTTTTCCTGCCCGGTGCTGGAACCTACCGGCCCACTGCACACCCAGTTCGGCTACCACATCATCAAAGTGCTGTACCGTAACTAA
- a CDS encoding nucleoside phosphorylase → MQPHIRLSKNMTSARYALLPGDPERVDRIVRFLDKPEMLGQNREFRAARGEYKGVEILVLSTGIGGPSTAIAIEELRQIGVNTLIRIGSCGALQDTLALGEVIIAHGAVADDGTSKTYAPVSYPACADPQLTATLMQLALQMNIPARCGLVRSHDSFYTDREAELDAEWSARGILGADMETAALMVVGALRGLRTASLLNVVVTHNGCLDSSINNYVQQEMRCQQGEIHQVSLALQAIYFDSQQGEQ, encoded by the coding sequence ATGCAACCCCATATTCGATTAAGCAAAAACATGACGAGCGCAAGGTATGCGCTATTGCCTGGCGATCCCGAACGCGTGGATCGAATCGTTCGTTTTCTGGATAAGCCCGAAATGCTGGGGCAAAACCGGGAGTTTCGCGCGGCGCGTGGTGAGTATAAGGGCGTTGAAATTCTGGTGCTATCGACGGGAATCGGTGGACCATCAACGGCTATTGCGATTGAAGAGTTACGCCAGATTGGCGTCAACACGCTGATCCGAATCGGAAGTTGCGGAGCATTGCAGGATACGCTGGCGCTGGGCGAGGTGATTATTGCCCATGGTGCGGTCGCGGATGATGGCACCAGTAAAACCTATGCGCCTGTCAGCTATCCGGCATGCGCGGATCCGCAGCTCACGGCAACGCTGATGCAACTGGCGTTGCAAATGAACATTCCCGCCCGTTGCGGACTGGTACGCAGCCATGACAGTTTTTATACCGACCGCGAGGCTGAACTGGATGCGGAATGGTCTGCTCGCGGCATTCTTGGCGCAGATATGGAGACGGCCGCACTGATGGTGGTCGGTGCGCTACGCGGGCTGCGAACGGCGTCGTTGCTCAATGTGGTTGTCACCCATAACGGCTGTCTGGACAGCAGCATCAATAATTATGTGCAACAAGAAATGCGGTGTCAGCAGGGTGAAATTCATCAGGTTTCTCTGGCGCTACAGGCCATTTACTTTGATAGTCAGCAAGGAGAACAGTGA
- the wecA gene encoding UDP-N-acetylglucosamine--undecaprenyl-phosphate N-acetylglucosaminephosphotransferase → MNLLTVSTDLISIFLFTTLFLFFARKVAKKVGLVDKPNFRKRHQGLIPLVGGISVYAGICFTFSIVNVYIPHAALYLACAGVLVFIGALDDRFDISVKIRATIQAAIGVIMMVVGKLYLSSLGYIFGPWEMVLGPFGYFLTLFAVWAAINAFNMVDGIDGLLGGLSSVSFAAMGLILWFDGQTSLAIWCFAMIAAILPYILLNLGALGRRYKVFMGDAGSTLIGFTVIWILLETTQGKTHPISPVTALWIIAIPLMDMVAIMYRRLRKGMSPFSPDRQHIHHLIMRAGFTSRQAFVLITLAAAILASIGVLAEYSHFVPEWVMLVLFLLAFFLYGYCIKRAWKVARFIKRMKRRLRRNRDNNPKLTK, encoded by the coding sequence GTGAATTTACTGACAGTCAGTACTGATCTCATCAGTATTTTTTTATTCACGACACTGTTCCTGTTTTTTGCGCGGAAGGTCGCAAAAAAGGTCGGTTTAGTGGATAAACCCAACTTCCGTAAACGCCACCAGGGATTGATACCGTTGGTTGGGGGCATCTCAGTTTATGCGGGGATTTGTTTCACATTTAGCATTGTGAATGTCTATATCCCCCACGCTGCTCTCTATCTGGCTTGTGCCGGTGTCCTGGTCTTTATCGGCGCACTGGACGATCGCTTTGATATTAGCGTAAAAATTCGCGCCACCATTCAGGCTGCTATCGGCGTAATTATGATGGTGGTGGGCAAGCTCTATCTCAGCAGCCTGGGTTATATCTTTGGCCCGTGGGAGATGGTGCTCGGGCCGTTTGGTTATTTCCTCACGCTCTTCGCCGTATGGGCTGCGATCAACGCCTTCAACATGGTGGATGGTATCGATGGTTTATTAGGCGGACTCTCAAGCGTCTCATTTGCCGCAATGGGGCTTATTCTGTGGTTTGATGGACAGACCAGTCTGGCTATCTGGTGCTTTGCCATGATCGCCGCCATCCTGCCCTATATCCTGTTGAACCTCGGTGCGCTTGGCCGTCGCTATAAAGTGTTTATGGGTGATGCCGGCAGTACGCTGATTGGTTTTACCGTTATCTGGATCCTGCTTGAAACCACCCAGGGGAAAACGCACCCGATAAGCCCGGTTACCGCGCTGTGGATCATCGCCATTCCGCTGATGGACATGGTGGCCATCATGTATCGTCGTCTGCGTAAAGGGATGAGCCCCTTCTCGCCAGACCGCCAGCATATTCATCATTTGATCATGCGTGCAGGGTTTACTTCCCGTCAGGCGTTTGTCCTGATCACACTTGCCGCCGCAATACTGGCCTCGATTGGCGTGCTGGCGGAATATTCTCATTTTGTCCCGGAATGGGTCATGCTGGTGCTCTTTTTGCTAGCATTCTTCCTCTACGGTTACTGCATTAAGCGTGCATGGAAGGTGGCGAGGTTTATTAAGCGCATGAAGCGCAGATTACGAAGAAACCGTGATAACAATCCAAAATTAACCAAGTAA
- the trxA gene encoding thioredoxin TrxA — translation MSDKIIHLTDDSFDTDVLKADGAILVDFWAEWCGPCKMIAPILDEIADEYQGKLTVAKLNIDQNPGTAPKYGIRGIPTLLLFKNGEVAATKVGALSKGQLKEFLDANLA, via the coding sequence ATGAGCGATAAAATTATTCACCTGACTGACGACAGTTTTGACACGGATGTACTCAAAGCGGACGGGGCGATCCTCGTTGATTTCTGGGCAGAGTGGTGCGGACCGTGCAAAATGATCGCCCCGATTCTGGATGAAATCGCTGACGAATATCAGGGCAAATTGACGGTTGCTAAACTGAACATTGACCAAAACCCAGGCACTGCGCCGAAGTATGGTATCCGTGGCATCCCGACCCTGCTGCTGTTCAAGAACGGTGAGGTTGCAGCGACCAAAGTGGGCGCACTGTCCAAAGGTCAGCTGAAAGAGTTCCTCGACGCTAACCTGGCGTAA
- the pnuC gene encoding nicotinamide riboside transporter PnuC has protein sequence MDFFSINNVMVNIPLGEGGYALSWIEAIGTVFGLLCIWYASREKIINYLFGLINVTLFAAIFFQIQLYASLLLQVFFFAANIYGWYAWSRQNEEQEATLKVRWLSRQQTLALGGVCIVAILLMTLFIDPVFATLTRIMLALLHTVGVSVAMPELQPDAFPFWDSTMLVLSIAAMVLMTRKYVENWLLWVLIDVISVVIYAVQGVYAMSLEYVLLTAIAVMGSYSWILSAKRNGYSPLAASAS, from the coding sequence ATGGATTTTTTCAGTATTAACAACGTAATGGTCAACATTCCTCTCGGAGAGGGTGGGTATGCGCTCTCGTGGATTGAGGCTATCGGTACGGTCTTTGGCTTACTGTGTATCTGGTACGCCAGCAGGGAAAAAATTATAAATTACCTGTTCGGACTGATTAACGTCACTCTGTTTGCCGCGATCTTTTTCCAGATCCAACTGTATGCCAGTTTACTGCTTCAGGTGTTCTTCTTTGCGGCGAATATCTACGGCTGGTATGCGTGGAGTCGCCAGAATGAGGAACAAGAGGCGACGTTGAAAGTTCGCTGGCTTTCCCGACAACAAACGCTGGCGCTGGGTGGTGTTTGCATTGTTGCTATCCTGTTGATGACACTGTTTATTGATCCGGTATTTGCGACACTCACCCGTATCATGCTTGCGCTGTTGCACACTGTGGGAGTGTCGGTGGCAATGCCAGAGCTACAGCCGGATGCTTTCCCGTTCTGGGATTCCACCATGCTGGTGTTGTCGATTGCCGCAATGGTGTTGATGACCCGCAAGTATGTGGAAAACTGGTTGCTGTGGGTGCTTATTGATGTCATTAGCGTCGTGATTTATGCGGTTCAGGGCGTCTATGCCATGTCGCTGGAGTATGTCCTGCTGACAGCCATTGCGGTGATGGGTTCTTACAGTTGGATTCTGAGCGCAAAACGTAACGGCTATTCGCCGCTCGCGGCCAGCGCATCCTGA
- the rho gene encoding transcription termination factor Rho, with amino-acid sequence MNLTELKNTPVSELITLGENMGLENLARMRKQDIIFAILKQHAKSGEDIFGDGVLEILQDGFGFLRSADSSYLAGPDDIYVSPSQIRRFNLRTGDTISGKIRPPKEGERYFALLKVNEVNYDKPENARNKILFENLTPLHANSRLRMERGNGSTEDLTARVLDLASPIGRGQRGLIVAPPKAGKTMLLQNIAQSIAYNHPDCVLMVLLIDERPEEVTEMQRLVKGEVVASTFDEPASRHVQVAEMVIEKAKRLVEHKKDVIILLDSITRLARAYNTVVPASGKVLTGGVDANALHRPKRFFGAARNVEEGGSLTIIATALIDTGSKMDEVIYEEFKGTGNMELHLSRKIAEKRVFPAIDYNRSGTRKEELLTTQEELQKMWILRKIIHPMGEIDAMEFLINKLAMTKTNDDFFDMMKRS; translated from the coding sequence ATGAATCTTACCGAATTAAAGAATACGCCGGTTTCTGAGCTGATCACTCTCGGCGAAAATATGGGGCTGGAAAACCTGGCTCGTATGCGTAAGCAGGACATTATTTTTGCCATCCTGAAGCAGCACGCAAAGAGTGGCGAAGATATCTTTGGTGACGGTGTGCTGGAGATATTGCAGGATGGATTTGGTTTCCTCCGTTCTGCAGACAGCTCCTACCTCGCCGGTCCTGATGACATCTACGTTTCCCCCAGCCAAATCCGCCGTTTCAACCTCCGCACTGGTGATACCATCTCTGGTAAGATTCGCCCGCCAAAAGAAGGCGAACGCTACTTTGCGCTGCTGAAAGTTAACGAAGTTAACTACGACAAACCGGAAAACGCCCGTAACAAAATTCTCTTCGAAAACTTAACCCCGCTGCACGCAAACTCTCGTCTGCGTATGGAACGTGGTAACGGTTCGACCGAAGACTTAACGGCGCGCGTTTTGGATCTGGCTTCACCAATCGGTCGTGGTCAGCGTGGTCTGATCGTCGCGCCGCCGAAAGCCGGTAAAACCATGCTGCTGCAAAACATTGCGCAGAGCATCGCTTACAACCATCCTGACTGTGTGCTGATGGTGCTGCTGATTGACGAACGTCCGGAAGAAGTGACCGAGATGCAGCGTCTGGTGAAAGGTGAAGTCGTTGCTTCTACCTTTGACGAGCCAGCATCCCGTCACGTTCAGGTGGCGGAAATGGTGATCGAGAAAGCGAAACGTCTGGTTGAACACAAAAAAGACGTTATCATTCTGCTCGATTCCATCACCCGTCTGGCGCGTGCTTACAACACCGTGGTTCCGGCCTCCGGTAAAGTGCTGACCGGTGGTGTGGACGCTAACGCCCTGCATCGTCCGAAGCGTTTCTTCGGTGCGGCGCGTAACGTGGAAGAGGGCGGCAGCCTGACCATCATCGCAACGGCGCTGATCGATACCGGCTCTAAGATGGATGAAGTCATCTACGAAGAGTTTAAAGGCACCGGTAACATGGAACTGCATCTCTCTCGTAAGATTGCTGAAAAACGCGTCTTTCCGGCTATCGACTACAACCGTTCCGGTACCCGTAAAGAAGAGCTGCTCACCACTCAGGAAGAGCTGCAGAAAATGTGGATCCTGCGCAAGATTATTCACCCGATGGGCGAAATCGACGCAATGGAATTCCTCATTAATAAACTGGCGATGACCAAGACTAACGACGATTTCTTCGACATGATGAAGCGCTCGTAA
- the rep gene encoding DNA helicase Rep, with protein sequence MRLNPGQQQAVEFVTGPCLVLAGAGSGKTRVITNKIAHLIRGCGYQARHIAAVTFTNKAAREMKERVGQTLGRKEARGLMISTFHTLGLEVIKREYAALGMKSNFSLFDDTDQVALLKDLTEGLIEDDKVVLQQLISTISNWKNDLKTPAQAAAGAKGERDRIFAHCYGLYDAHMKACNVLDFDDLILLPTLLLQRNEEVRERWQNKIRYLLVDEYQDTNTSQYELVKLLVGNRARFTVVGDDDQSIYSWRGARPQNLVLLSQDFPALQVIKLEQNYRSSGRILKAANILIANNPHVFEKRLFSELGYGAELKVLSANNEEHEAERVTGELIAHHFVNKTEYKDYAILYRGNHQARVFEKFLMQNRIPYKISGGTSFFSRPEIKDLLAYLRVLTNPDDDSAFLRIVNTPKREIGPATLQKLGEWAMTRNKSLFTASFDLGLSQTLTGRGYDSLTRFTHWLGEVQRLAEREPIAAVRDLIHGIDYESWLYETSPSPKAAEMRMKNVNQLFSWMTEMLEGSELDEPMTLTQVVTRFTLRDMMERGESEEELDQVQLMTLHASKGLEFPYVFMVGMEEGFLPHQSSIDEDNIDEERRLAYVGITRAQKELIFTLCKERRQYGELVRPEPSRFLLELPQDDLIWEQERKVVSAEERMQKGQSHLANLKAMMAAKREKS encoded by the coding sequence ATGCGTTTAAACCCCGGCCAACAACAAGCTGTCGAATTCGTCACCGGACCGTGCCTGGTGCTGGCGGGTGCGGGTTCCGGTAAGACACGCGTTATCACCAATAAAATCGCTCACCTGATCCGTGGCTGCGGCTACCAGGCGCGACATATTGCGGCGGTGACCTTTACTAACAAAGCGGCGCGCGAGATGAAAGAGCGTGTCGGACAGACGCTGGGACGCAAAGAAGCGCGCGGGTTGATGATCTCCACTTTCCATACGTTAGGGCTGGAGGTGATTAAACGCGAATACGCCGCGCTGGGGATGAAATCGAATTTCTCGCTGTTTGATGACACGGACCAGGTTGCGCTGCTCAAAGATCTGACGGAAGGGCTGATTGAAGACGACAAAGTTGTACTGCAACAGTTGATCTCGACGATCTCGAACTGGAAGAACGATCTCAAAACACCCGCACAGGCGGCCGCCGGTGCGAAAGGCGAGCGCGATCGTATCTTTGCGCACTGTTACGGGCTGTACGATGCGCATATGAAAGCCTGTAACGTCCTCGACTTTGACGATCTGATTTTGCTGCCGACGCTGCTGTTGCAGCGTAATGAAGAGGTGCGTGAGCGCTGGCAGAACAAGATTCGCTATCTGCTGGTGGATGAATATCAGGACACCAACACCAGTCAGTACGAACTGGTGAAACTGCTGGTAGGAAACCGGGCGCGATTCACCGTCGTGGGGGACGACGATCAGTCGATTTACTCCTGGCGCGGGGCGCGTCCGCAAAACCTGGTGTTGTTAAGTCAGGATTTCCCGGCATTACAGGTGATCAAACTGGAGCAGAACTACCGCTCCTCCGGGCGGATCCTGAAGGCGGCGAACATCCTTATCGCCAATAACCCGCACGTCTTTGAAAAACGGCTTTTTTCCGAGCTGGGATATGGCGCGGAACTCAAAGTTCTGAGTGCGAATAATGAGGAGCACGAAGCCGAGCGGGTGACCGGGGAACTCATCGCCCATCACTTTGTGAATAAAACGGAATATAAAGATTACGCCATTCTGTATCGCGGCAACCACCAGGCGCGGGTGTTCGAAAAATTCCTCATGCAGAACCGTATTCCCTACAAAATTTCCGGCGGCACCTCGTTCTTTTCGCGTCCGGAAATTAAAGATTTGCTGGCCTATCTGCGGGTGTTGACCAATCCGGATGATGACAGCGCGTTCCTGCGTATCGTGAATACGCCAAAACGTGAAATCGGCCCCGCCACGCTGCAGAAACTGGGCGAGTGGGCGATGACGCGGAACAAGAGCCTGTTTACCGCCAGTTTTGATCTGGGGCTGAGCCAGACGCTCACCGGGCGTGGCTATGACTCGCTCACCCGTTTTACCCACTGGCTGGGTGAGGTTCAGCGGTTGGCTGAACGTGAGCCGATTGCCGCCGTTCGCGATCTCATCCACGGAATTGATTACGAATCCTGGCTTTACGAAACCTCGCCGAGCCCAAAAGCCGCTGAAATGCGCATGAAAAACGTTAACCAGCTGTTTAGCTGGATGACCGAAATGCTGGAAGGTAGCGAACTGGATGAGCCGATGACGCTCACTCAGGTTGTCACCCGCTTCACACTACGTGACATGATGGAGCGCGGCGAGAGCGAGGAAGAGCTGGATCAGGTGCAACTGATGACGCTGCATGCCTCGAAAGGGCTGGAGTTCCCGTATGTGTTTATGGTGGGTATGGAAGAAGGTTTCCTGCCGCACCAGAGCAGCATCGATGAAGACAACATTGATGAAGAGCGCCGTCTGGCCTATGTCGGCATCACCCGAGCGCAGAAAGAGTTGATTTTTACGCTGTGTAAAGAGCGACGTCAGTACGGTGAACTGGTGCGCCCGGAGCCGAGTCGCTTCCTGCTGGAGTTACCGCAGGACGATCTGATCTGGGAGCAGGAGCGTAAAGTGGTGAGCGCCGAAGAGCGAATGCAGAAAGGGCAGAGCCATTTGGCGAATCTGAAAGCCATGATGGCGGCGAAAAGAGAAAAATCGTAG
- a CDS encoding rho operon leader peptide, translating to MLPVFSRTRSGQIPGLSFNPSCRFSSAYFPVTRQRTDMS from the coding sequence ATACTTCCCGTTTTTTCTCGCACGCGAAGTGGACAGATTCCTGGCTTATCATTCAATCCGTCTTGTCGTTTCAGTTCTGCGTACTTTCCTGTGACCAGACAGCGAACAGACATGAGTTGA
- the rhlB gene encoding ATP-dependent RNA helicase RhlB encodes MSKTHLTEQKFSDFALHPKVIEALENKGFHNCTPIQALALPLTLAGRDVAGQAQTGTGKTMAFLTSTFHYLLSHPAIDDRKVNQPRALIMAPTRELAVQIHADAEPLAQTTGLKLGLAYGGDGYDKQLKVLESGVDILIGTTGRLIDYAKQNHINLGAIQVVVLDEADRMYDLGFIKDIRWLFRRMPPANQRLNMLFSATLSYRVRELAFEQMNNAEYVEVEPEQKTGHRIKEELFYPSNEEKMRLLQTLIEEEWPDRAIVFANTKHRCEDIWGHLAADGHRVGLLTGDVAQKKRLRILDEFTRGDLDILVATDVAARGLHIPAVTHVFNYDLPDDCEDYVHRIGRTGRAGASGHSISLACEEYALNLPAIETYIGHSIPVSKYNPDALMNNLPKPLRLTRTRPGNGPRRSGGAPRNRRRSG; translated from the coding sequence ATGAGCAAAACACATTTAACAGAACAGAAGTTTTCCGACTTCGCCCTGCACCCAAAGGTTATCGAAGCCCTTGAAAATAAAGGCTTTCATAACTGCACGCCCATTCAGGCCCTCGCACTGCCGCTTACGCTGGCTGGTCGCGATGTTGCAGGGCAGGCGCAAACCGGTACCGGAAAAACGATGGCGTTCCTGACGTCAACGTTTCATTATCTTCTCTCTCATCCCGCGATTGACGATCGCAAGGTGAACCAGCCACGCGCCTTAATTATGGCGCCGACGCGTGAGTTAGCCGTGCAGATCCACGCCGATGCCGAGCCACTGGCACAGACGACCGGTCTGAAGCTGGGTCTCGCTTACGGCGGTGACGGTTACGACAAACAGCTAAAAGTGCTGGAAAGCGGCGTCGATATTCTCATCGGCACCACGGGTCGTCTGATCGACTACGCGAAACAGAATCACATCAACCTGGGCGCCATCCAGGTGGTGGTCCTCGATGAAGCCGATCGCATGTACGATCTGGGCTTTATTAAAGATATCCGCTGGCTGTTCCGCCGCATGCCGCCGGCCAACCAGCGCCTGAACATGTTGTTCTCTGCCACCCTCTCTTACCGCGTTCGTGAACTGGCGTTCGAACAAATGAACAACGCCGAATACGTTGAAGTCGAGCCGGAACAGAAAACGGGTCACCGTATTAAAGAAGAGCTTTTCTATCCGTCTAACGAAGAGAAAATGCGCTTACTGCAAACGCTGATCGAAGAAGAATGGCCGGATCGCGCCATCGTATTCGCGAACACCAAACACCGCTGCGAAGATATCTGGGGCCATCTGGCCGCCGATGGTCATCGCGTTGGCTTGCTGACCGGCGATGTGGCGCAGAAAAAACGTCTGCGTATTCTCGATGAATTCACCCGCGGCGATCTGGATATTCTGGTCGCAACCGACGTTGCCGCGCGCGGCCTGCACATTCCTGCCGTCACGCACGTCTTTAACTACGATCTGCCGGACGATTGCGAAGACTACGTACACCGTATCGGTCGTACAGGCCGTGCTGGCGCAAGCGGTCACTCCATCAGCCTGGCCTGTGAAGAGTACGCCCTGAACCTGCCCGCGATTGAAACCTACATTGGTCACTCTATTCCGGTCAGTAAATATAATCCGGATGCGTTGATGAACAATCTGCCGAAACCGCTGCGTCTGACGCGCACGCGTCCTGGCAATGGCCCGCGTCGCTCTGGCGGTGCCCCGCGTAATCGTCGTCGTTCAGGTTAA
- the gppA gene encoding guanosine-5'-triphosphate,3'-diphosphate diphosphatase codes for MNSTSLYAAIDLGSNSFHMLVVREVAGSIQTLTRIKRKVRLAAGLNSSNVLSAEAMERGWQCLRLFAERLQDIPLPQIRVVATATLRIAVNASEFIAKAQEILGCPVQVISGEEEARLIYQGVAHTTGGADQRLVVDIGGASTELVTGTGAQTTSLFSLSMGCVTWLERYFTDRNLAQENFDEAEKAARDVLRPIADELRYHGWKVCVGASGTVQALQEIMMAQGMDERITLAKLQQLKQRAIHCGRLEELEIEGLTLERALVFPSGLAILIAIFTELNIQCMTLAGGALREGLVYGMLHLAVDQDIRSRTLRNIQRRFMVDTEQAHRVANLAVSFLDQVENEWHLEPISRELLISACQLHEIGLSVDFKQAPQHAAYLVRNLDLPGFTPAQKKLLATLLLNQTNPVDLSSLHQQNAVPPRVAEHLCRLLRLAIIFASRRRDDLVPAITLQASNEILALTLPPDWLEQHPLGKELIEQESQWQSYVHWPLEVCE; via the coding sequence ATGAATTCTACCTCGTTGTACGCCGCTATCGATCTCGGTTCCAATAGTTTTCATATGCTGGTCGTACGCGAGGTAGCGGGTAGCATCCAGACGCTCACGCGCATTAAACGCAAAGTGCGTCTGGCCGCCGGTCTGAACAGCAGCAATGTTCTTTCTGCTGAAGCAATGGAACGCGGCTGGCAATGTCTGCGTCTGTTCGCCGAGCGCCTTCAGGATATTCCGCTGCCGCAAATCCGCGTGGTCGCCACGGCAACCTTGCGTATCGCGGTGAACGCCAGCGAGTTTATCGCTAAAGCGCAGGAAATTCTCGGTTGTCCGGTTCAGGTCATCAGTGGTGAAGAAGAAGCGCGCCTGATTTATCAGGGCGTGGCGCACACCACTGGCGGAGCGGATCAGCGTCTGGTCGTCGATATTGGCGGCGCCAGTACCGAACTGGTCACCGGAACGGGGGCGCAAACCACCTCCCTGTTCAGCCTGTCGATGGGCTGTGTCACCTGGCTCGAACGCTACTTTACCGATCGCAATCTGGCACAAGAGAATTTCGACGAAGCGGAAAAAGCCGCGCGCGATGTGCTGCGCCCGATCGCCGATGAACTTCGCTATCACGGCTGGAAAGTCTGCGTCGGTGCCTCCGGTACCGTTCAGGCGTTGCAGGAAATCATGATGGCGCAAGGGATGGATGAGCGCATCACGCTGGCGAAATTGCAGCAGTTGAAACAGCGGGCGATTCATTGCGGTCGTCTGGAAGAACTGGAAATTGAAGGCTTAACCCTGGAACGCGCGCTGGTGTTCCCCAGCGGGCTGGCCATTCTGATCGCCATCTTCACCGAGCTCAATATTCAGTGTATGACCCTGGCCGGTGGGGCATTGCGTGAAGGGCTGGTCTACGGGATGCTGCATCTCGCGGTGGATCAGGATATTCGCAGCCGCACGCTGCGTAACATTCAGCGCCGGTTTATGGTGGATACCGAACAGGCGCATCGCGTTGCGAATCTGGCGGTCAGTTTTCTCGATCAGGTAGAAAATGAGTGGCATCTTGAGCCGATCAGCCGCGAACTGCTGATCAGCGCCTGCCAGTTGCACGAGATTGGCCTGAGCGTTGATTTTAAGCAAGCGCCTCAGCATGCCGCCTATCTGGTCCGTAATCTGGATCTGCCGGGCTTCACGCCGGCACAGAAAAAACTGCTCGCCACACTATTGTTAAATCAGACCAACCCGGTCGATCTCTCGTCGTTGCATCAGCAAAATGCCGTACCACCGCGTGTGGCGGAGCATCTTTGTCGTCTGCTCAGACTGGCGATTATCTTTGCCAGCCGCCGTCGTGACGATCTGGTGCCAGCCATTACGTTACAGGCGTCAAATGAAATTCTCGCCTTAACGCTGCCGCCGGACTGGCTGGAACAGCATCCGCTGGGGAAAGAGTTGATTGAACAAGAAAGCCAGTGGCAGAGCTATGTCCACTGGCCTTTAGAAGTGTGTGAATGA
- a CDS encoding Crp/Fnr family transcriptional regulator → MNTMKKADFSGDWLVGLTQVVDDPLLYELLKYCPLEVMQRWRFDDIACGALICRQGEVCRQFSLIVSGEVDVFYEAEDGRRYRQAHYCKGDMLGELEIFESRHYICSVVAVGNVQLLSLSQEHFNHWLALDNHFNQRILRFFSQQYYQLSKKASSDNLYSLHQRVCQALWQRYQHNKSTSILLDKQNLSQEFAATTRSINRILHDLKSLKIIDTDGDRIVLLAPEKLKREAES, encoded by the coding sequence ATGAACACAATGAAAAAAGCAGATTTTTCAGGCGACTGGCTGGTCGGATTGACTCAGGTTGTAGACGACCCCCTGTTGTATGAACTCCTCAAATACTGCCCGCTGGAGGTCATGCAGCGCTGGCGTTTTGACGATATCGCGTGCGGCGCGCTGATTTGCCGTCAGGGGGAGGTCTGTCGACAGTTTTCCCTGATCGTATCGGGTGAAGTGGATGTCTTTTACGAGGCTGAAGATGGTCGTCGTTATCGACAGGCACATTACTGCAAAGGCGACATGCTGGGTGAACTGGAGATATTTGAGTCGCGGCATTACATCTGCTCGGTGGTGGCGGTGGGAAATGTCCAACTGTTAAGTCTGTCGCAGGAACATTTTAATCACTGGCTGGCGCTGGATAATCATTTCAACCAGCGAATATTACGCTTCTTCAGTCAGCAATATTATCAACTGTCGAAAAAGGCCAGTAGCGACAATTTATATTCGCTGCACCAGCGGGTATGCCAGGCATTATGGCAGCGATATCAACATAATAAATCGACGTCTATTTTGCTGGATAAGCAAAATCTGAGTCAGGAATTTGCGGCGACGACACGCAGTATTAACCGTATTTTGCACGATCTTAAGTCACTGAAAATTATTGATACCGATGGGGATCGTATTGTTCTGCTGGCTCCTGAAAAACTGAAGCGGGAGGCGGAAAGTTAA